Part of the Coccinella septempunctata chromosome 3, icCocSept1.1, whole genome shotgun sequence genome is shown below.
gaaaattgtgaaaTATTGGAGTTAGCTAGTGTTACAGGCAAATACTTTCTGAGTTAGGGAATTTATTATTTGAGAATATTCTATTCTATGAATATGATCCACCAAGGGACACACACATATCTTCATATTTCTACGGCGGACAGACAGAATTTATTTTAATCACAAATTCTTCATCAATTCTTCCAACCCTCAATTTTGAGActcaaaattagaaaattaCAGATAAGTATTTGGCAAAATGATGAAGGAGAACGTTTTCACAAGCATATAATCTTTATTTGAATTACTAGACATCATTCTTCTCAGATACTTTCTGAAACTTTCCTTTCCACCTCTCTACTTTTCCTGTCAAAACGTGACATAACCGAATAGAATTCAAATTCACTTCACAAAACCTCTGAATTGAATCAACGAAAGATTCAATGAATCGATGTTGCTGATTAGATTATCAACGATACACGTCTGTGTATTGTGTGTTGCATACCATCGGGCGTTCCAGTGAAGCCAACCTAACTTCGatgcaaaatataatttcaaacgAAAACAACGATACGCTACATTAAATTGATCTTTATTACTTTTCAACCATGCAAATTTTGAAATACTTCAGTTAAATGTTCTGCACGAATGAATTGAAATTCTGTCTTAATTTATTCAGTGTTGGTGACAATGATAATagatctaacctaacctaacctaacttaacctaaaATTTCTAACCTTAAAGTTTAACCTAACTTTCTTGTACATACAAAACTCGTTGAAATGAGCGGTAAAAGTAAGCCCCTGCTTTTTACAGTCTTGTCGGAATGTAAAACGTCCAGGGCAAGAGTATCAAGGATGGAACTACCTCATGGCCCAGTGGACACGCCAGTTTTCATGCCTGTTGGCACTCAAGGTACCCTCAAAGGCATTCTTCCGGAACAGTTGGAAAAACTCAATCTTCAAATACTGCTTGCAAATACTTATCATTTAGGAACGAAGCCTGGCGTTGACATCCTCAAAAAAGCTGGGGGCTTACATAAATTCATGAACTGGAACAGAAACTTACTAACAGATTCTGGAGGATTTCAGATGGTATCGCTTTTGAAGTTGGCTGAAATCACAGAGGAAGGAGTGAAATTTCAGTCCTTGAATGAACAAAAAGCAGAAGTAATGCTTACTCCTGAACATtccattgaaattcaaaatacgATTGGAGCTGATATCATGATGCAACTCGATGATGTTGTTAAAACAACAAATCCTGATAAGGAAAGAATAAAATTATCTGTCGAAAGGACGACTAGGTGGTTGGATCGTTGTTTGAAAGCCCACAAAAGAGAAGATCAGAGTTTATTTCCAATTGTTCAAGGAACTTTGTATGAAGACTTACGAGAACAAAGTGCTAAAGATTTGATTCAGAGGGATGTACATGGATATGCTATAGGAGGTTTGAGCGGTGGCGAAAGCAAAGATGACTTCTGGAGGATGGTTTTATTATCCACCAATTTGTTGCCAAAGAATAAGCCAAGGTATTTAATGGGTGTAGGATTTGCAACGGATTTAGTTGTTTGTTGTGCTCTTGGGGTCGATATGTTCGATTGCGTGTTTCCAACCAGAACTGCCAGATTTGGTTGTGCCCTAGTTATGAATGGACAGATAAATTTGAGAATaagtaaatataaaaatgattatAATCCTATTGATCCAGATTGTGAATGCGATACTTGTAAAAGGTATACTAGGGCTTATCTGCATTGTATTGTTACTAATATACCTGTTGCTTGCCACTTAGTGACCATTCACAATGTGCACTTTCAGTTGAGGTTAATGAAAGGAATTCGAGATAGCATAACCAGTGGAACTTTTCCCGAGTTTGTTGCTGATTTCATGTTAAAAAATTACCCAGATAAAAATTATCCTACATGGATAAAGGAATCTTTGGGGGCTGTGAATATCAGTTTACactaaattttatttgaaatttgtgATTTTAGTCAGTATTTTACAATTTAATTTATTTACTCTAAGTAATTTTACTTAACACTCGTGAGTTTTTGTCGGGTTCCTTACAGTTCTTTTGAACTCTAAAATCTTAGTTTCTTTCTCACTTATATTATAACcaaagttttttcatttgttatatGATGACCATTTGttttaatataattattaattGTGTATGATACAGGGTTATCTTCAATAATAATGTTGGtaatattattttaattttaacatTCCTATCTGTGAATTAATCTTTACTTGAAATTTAGTTGACTTTGTTAACAAGCACCCTCACCGAAGGAGCTTGTTAACTTATTTGTATTTATTAAGTTTGATAAATATAAcacatattttatattttatttccaaaACCAACCATGCCTTTTCCTTCAGACCCTCAGTAACGTCAGTAAgtaagtaaaaaaaattgtttcaaaaataatttattattcacTAAAAATGCATTTTAAGGAACACAATGTGCTCTAATATATCATTATTCACAGGATTATCATTAGAATATTAATCCCAAATAACATTAGAACTTGCAGTAGTGTAAAAGTACATTAGTAAGTGTAAAAATATATTATGCAACATTTGATGATGAGCACAAAACaataagaaattaatatgaCAAATTTAAATAACAACGATTCATAAAAGGGTAAGTATATGAATTTAATAACAATgcttaaatatttgaaatcatACAACTGAAGCTGGTGTTGGCTGTGATACATTGATGTTATGAAATTCTATATCGTTGCCACCTGGTTTGGACCACCCTAGTTTCTGAGATTGTTGCTCTTCCGCTTGCCTCTTCTTATATTCTTCAAGTTCAAAGTAGTACTTTGGTGTTGTTATTCCAAAAAAGGCTGCTAAATATTCACCCATTGTTTCCATGTAACCAAATGTTGTAGAACCAGCCGACCATAATTTGTATCGTGTCCATGGAATCCAAGATAATGAGCCCTGAAATATAAGCATTCAATTTCGATCGGAGTGAAATGAAAATGCTAACACACAGTATCGACAGCAGCTACAGTTTGACTAGGGGTACAATCGACTTCATCATCACTGTACTCTTCTAGTACCCCATCGCAAAAGTGTAGTACACGCTTAGGTGTCTTCAATTTTATGGCGGAATAATTGGAATCTCCTTCTGGTGAATTTTTATACTCATCTGGGTCGATTAACGTCATTATGAAAAAATAGAGATGACGTCTCTGTAAAGAAACAATGATTAAATTTCGTGTTGCCTTACTGTCACATTAAATTTCCCACCAGTCCTTATAAATTGCAGATTTTCAAGgtaaaattgaatattattatatttattaacCAAAAAACATAAACAATGACAATTTGTCATATTGTCATCTGTCACTTGTCGTTGGGCTTTTGACACCTGACATGGGATTTTTTTCAACCGTGGTCGGATTTTGTTTTGATAGATGAACAGTTCAATCTACAAAATTTTGAATCCCAAGTAACAAATCGACACAAAAATCCCTGTAaaggttgaaataaaaacaaagactTCCTAAAAaggtgatttatttattttcaagaaTAAATCACAATTCATTCGGGAACAGCATTCTTAGGTTTGGCAGTTATGGCCAAAAAGTCTGAGTACTCTTGGTAGGGAGTCTTAGTTAAAGGCATATCTGCCCACAAATCAGGCGTCAAGTAAGCGTAAGTCTTGGCGATGGCAGCGAAAGTTGCCTTGGCAAAGTTACCCAATGTACCAGTGGAGCCCCTAGCTGAGGTGTAGCAGTCTTCAATACCAGCCATCTGCAGTAACTTTTTGGGTACAGGGGCGGAAACGATACCAGTACCTCTTGGTGCTGGAATCAGCCTCACGGTTACACTACCGCACTTGCCTGTCACCTAGTGGAAACAAAAGCTTTTAAACCCAAAGAACACAAATTATGCACGAAATTTTACCTTGCATGGTACTGTGTGGGGTTTACCGATCTTGTTACCCCAGTAACCTCTACGTACTGGTACGACAGAAAGTTTGGCAAGGATGATAGCACCACGGATGGCAGTTGCTACTTCCTTGCTGCATTTCACACCCAAACCAATGTGCCCATTGCTGTCTCCAATAGCTACAAAGGCCTTAAACCTGGTACGCTGACCTGCACGGGTTTGCTTCTGTACAGGCATGATCTTGAGAACCTAACCaaaagaagataatttagaACGATACCTTTGGTATTATCGAAGTAACATACCTCATCTTTAAGGGTTGAACCAATGAAGAAATCGATGATTTCGAATTCTTTGATGGGCAAAGAGAACAGATAGATTTGTTCAAGACTTTGGATTTTTCCCTCTTTAACTAGACGTCCCAGTTTGGTGACAGGGGTCCATTCTTTCTGGTCGTCCTTACCACGTCCACGTCCTCTGCCGCGTCCACGACCGCGTCCCCTGGGGCCACCACGGCCGCGAGAACCGCCAAAACCACCTCGAAATCCACCACGTCCACCGGCAGGAGCAGAATCCGCCATTCTATAACAGCATTTATTTTACTCATTACTAAGACGGCCATGTGGTAAAAATTTCGAAGCGTCGACACTAATATTAATATTTAAGGCAAAAAAGTGAACTAAAATTACAAATATGAATCTAGACTAAGACAAAACGTGTTACAAAAATACAAtgagaatataaataataaCCACAAACACTCACGTGTCTTTCTTCACCGTTCTACGATTTACGGAAAAGTGAACGAGAAATGGTGGAGCATCGCGGTTTCCTACTTTACCGCAAGAGAAACCACAAAATATTCAACTCTTTTTTCCTGATTATGGCCTCAGCTACtaagattaattatttttttcgatatattgTGCATATTTATCCAcattcaggaaaaaaaaatgaaataattgggGAAATTTTCCAATTATAGAATATTCGAATTCCCGATTTCTTGAGAATCAAAGTGAAATGATATTAGTTTGCATGTGGCCGTACTTACTGATATGACTACTAGATGGGGCTACCAAAGATTGTAGCTTAGACTAGAGAAGAGATTTCCCTAATCTAAGGATTGTAGAGAATaaaatatagcaaatctaacagagtatttcattaatattaattgattcaaaataatgtttacatgaaaaaaacatcctgatcacaaagaaagccctggttttgttttgtcgctcaggatgttttttttttctggtctcgACTAAGTCGATATTCGAATCCGATAgaaggaataaaattcgaatttcgcgcccttcaattataaagcAGACAACTCTAATTTTACTGTTTGATattacgatttcagcgccatctaatttctcagtatGTGAAACACAGGCCCAAAGTGTAGTCGTTTTTTTTTAgggtcgtttcccatcttcctacaCTTTGGTCCCTATTATGAAGCCTTTCAAGTTTCTATCACAAATTCTTCATCGGATATAAAGATCTATCTTCGCTCGAATGAAAGCTGCTcgaatttccatatttttttgctATAGTGGCGTTATTTAGTTATTTGCGCATTGTCCGTGATCTACTATACTCATTAGAAATTTTTGACGAATTAATTGGCTCTGATAAGATTCAGATAGGAAAGTGGGAAAGCTATTAAAGCCAATAAACGGTAAAACCAGTAAACCTCTAGATTATGCACGGTGCTATTCATATTTATCCCAGTATGCTCTTGCAATTTAACTGAAACAGTGCAAACTTGAATTCCGACCAGTTTTTACAGTTAATGTGCAACAGGTGATAATTTGAATGAGATGAATACCACGGGAAACGAAACTTTAGAGAGAATACAGAGGGAAATCAAGGaaaatttggagaaagaagAGGAATGGAAACGAGATTTGGAAAGAGTATCTAATAATAACATGGAGAATAACAATTCACAAAGTAAAAATAACAATGTTCCTAAAGTGAATGGTATGTTGAAAAGACAAGTTTCCGAAACTAGTGATAAGCGAAGTTTTTCATCTCAAAATGTGAATAAATTCATACAAAACGTGAAGGTTAAAGGTGTGATGCATAGATTCTTGAAATCTAAAGGAAAATTAACAGCCTCGACACCGTCACTCAATGGAAACCTTCAACCAAATGGTACTGTTCCTGATTTTACCTACCAGCCTCCAAGGGTGACCTCTGAAACTGGCACCCTCAGCCGAAATGGCTTTGTACCGGCAGAGgtgaaaatgagaaatgaaGTGCAGGAATTCCAGAAACGAGAAATAGAACTGAGAAAAGAAAGAAGGAAGTCTCAACCGGAATTGATGGCACTTTTGAAACTAGAGGATGAAGATGTAACCAAGGATGAAAGCTACCCTGAATTTTCATGTTCAAGTTCTACATCTTCAGCTTCGGAGATGAAATCAGCCAGATCATTGGCAGATCTGTGCAATACACCAGAGGAGGATTTAGATGCTCCTGGCACTTACAACCTGATAAAACAGTTTGAGAATCTTAAAAGAATACAGTAGTTTTCTGAGTTTAGGACAATTGATATTTCGAAGAATGAGTTTTATTTAATTCTGGAAACACACTTCAAGTTTATTATTTCATGATGTAAATAGCCAATGCTGTACTTAAGTCAGGTTTGTGccaataatttattttatttatttttagttataaTCTAAATGGAATTTTATATTGGTTTTTGGGGTTTTAGCTATtggaattgttgaaatattcaattttatttcaaaacaagGAATTTCTTTCCTATTTTAAACAAATCACTATATTAAGAAGGTGCTATCAAAAATGTGTTAGAAATTGATGAGACTGCATGTAATGTGACCTGCCAATTAGCTGAGGAAATTAAGAGAAAGTTGTTAAATTGAACCTATTTGAACTTGGAAATCACATTAATTAAATATTTATCTAAATTTTTAGGTATAGAATGTCGGTACAAGTGATTTGCAgctaattgaaataattaagaAGTATTTATATATTAACTTTTGAAACCATATGTATATTCTGAATTTTCACTACAAAATTGAGGCTGCTGTATTTTATCATATATTTCAGATAATGTTTGTCTGCCCATAGAATTCAAGTATTGTATCTACTTAATTAAGTTTCGGAATGCTAGATTTATTTAAGTATTATCAGTTGAAACATTCCACTTGCCAAGCACGTTCCTTCCAATGATAGTACCCgtgatattttcatatttttacacTGTTCAAATTGCCATTTATGTAAAATTGTTTGATGGGAAATTTTATTGTAATCAAAATACctatattttcagaaataaacTGTTTGGATTTGAAACTGTTTGTATGATTCGATCTATATAATCTAGAGCTTTCCATATCTTCGACATAAAAT
Proteins encoded:
- the LOC123309316 gene encoding 40S ribosomal protein S2, producing MADSAPAGGRGGFRGGFGGSRGRGGPRGRGRGRGRGRGRGKDDQKEWTPVTKLGRLVKEGKIQSLEQIYLFSLPIKEFEIIDFFIGSTLKDEVLKIMPVQKQTRAGQRTRFKAFVAIGDSNGHIGLGVKCSKEVATAIRGAIILAKLSVVPVRRGYWGNKIGKPHTVPCKVTGKCGSVTVRLIPAPRGTGIVSAPVPKKLLQMAGIEDCYTSARGSTGTLGNFAKATFAAIAKTYAYLTPDLWADMPLTKTPYQEYSDFLAITAKPKNAVPE
- the LOC123309317 gene encoding protein FAM177B, which produces MTLIDPDEYKNSPEGDSNYSAIKLKTPKRVLHFCDGVLEEYSDDEVDCTPSQTVAAVDTGSLSWIPWTRYKLWSAGSTTFGYMETMGEYLAAFFGITTPKYYFELEEYKKRQAEEQQSQKLGWSKPGGNDIEFHNINVSQPTPASVV
- the LOC123309850 gene encoding putative mediator of RNA polymerase II transcription subunit 26; its protein translation is MNTTGNETLERIQREIKENLEKEEEWKRDLERVSNNNMENNNSQSKNNNVPKVNGMLKRQVSETSDKRSFSSQNVNKFIQNVKVKGVMHRFLKSKGKLTASTPSLNGNLQPNGTVPDFTYQPPRVTSETGTLSRNGFVPAEVKMRNEVQEFQKREIELRKERRKSQPELMALLKLEDEDVTKDESYPEFSCSSSTSSASEMKSARSLADLCNTPEEDLDAPGTYNLIKQFENLKRIQ
- the LOC123309315 gene encoding queuine tRNA-ribosyltransferase catalytic subunit — its product is MSGKSKPLLFTVLSECKTSRARVSRMELPHGPVDTPVFMPVGTQGTLKGILPEQLEKLNLQILLANTYHLGTKPGVDILKKAGGLHKFMNWNRNLLTDSGGFQMVSLLKLAEITEEGVKFQSLNEQKAEVMLTPEHSIEIQNTIGADIMMQLDDVVKTTNPDKERIKLSVERTTRWLDRCLKAHKREDQSLFPIVQGTLYEDLREQSAKDLIQRDVHGYAIGGLSGGESKDDFWRMVLLSTNLLPKNKPRYLMGVGFATDLVVCCALGVDMFDCVFPTRTARFGCALVMNGQINLRISKYKNDYNPIDPDCECDTCKRYTRAYLHCIVTNIPVACHLVTIHNVHFQLRLMKGIRDSITSGTFPEFVADFMLKNYPDKNYPTWIKESLGAVNISLH